The Saccharopolyspora gregorii genomic interval GTGCTCGGCGGCACGACGGTGCTCGACGGGCGCCTCGTGGTGCGGGCCACCCAGGTCGGGGCGGACACCCGGCTCGGGGCGATGCTGCGGCTGGTGGCCGAGGCCCAGTCCGGGAAGGCCGCCGTGCAGCGGCTCGCGGACCGGATCTCCGCGTACTTCGTGCCCGCCGTGCTGGCCGGATCGGCGCTGACCCTGCTGGCCTGGCTGCTGTGGACCGGCGACTCGGACCGGGCGTTCACGGCGGCGCTGGCGGTGCTCGTGATCGCCTGCCCGTGCGCGCTGGGCCTGGCCACGCCCACGGCGCTGATGGTGGCGTCCGGGCGCGGCGCCACGCTGGGCATCTTCATCAAGGGCTACCAGGCGCTGGAGTCGACCCGCGACGTGGAAACCGTGGTGCTGGACAAGACGGGCACCGTCACCGAGGGCCGGATGTCGGTGGTGGAGCTGCACGTGCTGCCGGAGCGCGACCGCGCCGGGGTGCTGCGCCGGGCGGGCGCCGTCGAGGACGCCTCCGAGCACGCGGTGGCCGCCGCGATCGCCGCGATCGCCCGCACCGGGGCGGATTCCGGCGCGGCGGGCGCCGAACGCGGATCGACCGACACCGACGCACCGTCCGAAGTGGACGCTACAGCGGACCGGTTCCCCGCGGTTCGCTCGTTCGCGGCCCGGCCGGGGCTCGGCGCGCACGGCGTCGTCGAGGAGCGCGACGTCCTCATCGGCCGCCGCGCGCTGTTCGACGAGCGGGGCTGGGACGTGCCCGCAGAGCTGGACCGGCTCCGCGAGAGCTGGGAGTCGCAGGGCCGCACCGCGGTGCTCTGCGGCGAGGACGGCGCGGCCGTCGCCGTGTTCGCGCTGGCCGACGCGGTGAAACCCACCGCGGCGCGGGCCGTCGCCGAACTGCACCGGCTCGGGCTGCGCACCATCCTGCTCACCGGCGACAACGCCACGACCGGCCGGGCGGTGGCCGACGAGGTCGGCATCGAACGGGTCATCTCCGAGGTGCTGCCCGATGAGAAGGCCGAAGTGGTGCGCGGCCTCCGCGCCGAGGGCCACGTGGTCGCGGTGATCGGCGACGGCGTGAACGACGCCCCGGCACTGGCCACCGCCGACCTCGGACTGGCCGTCGCGACCGGCACCGACATCGCCATCGACGCCGCCGACCTGATCCTGGTCCGGGAGGACCTGACGGTGGCGCCGGACGCGATCCGGTTGGCGCGGGCCACGTTGCGCACGATCCGCGGGAACCTGCTGTGGGCGTTCGGCTACAACCTCGCCGCGCTGCCGCTGGCCGCGCTGGGGCTGCTCAACCCGCTCATCGCGGGCGCGACGATGGCGCTGTCCTCGTTCTTCGTGGTGTCCAACAGCCTGCGGCTGCGGCGCTTCACCGGACTGCGCACCGACTAGCGGCGACGAGCGCGACCGGGTCGCACTAGTCCCGGCCGACGACCCGATCGCGCGCCCACGCCCGGATCTCCGCATCGAGCGCGGGACGCGCGTCCGGCTCGTCCTCGTACCGGACCTGCCACTCCCGCACCCACGTCAGGTCCTGATCCTGGGAGAAGTAGCCGACGCAGACGACGAAACCGACGGCCCGGTACGGCGAGAGCACCCCGTCCAGCAGGGCACCGGCCGCGTTCCAGCACGCCATCGGGAAGCTCCGCTCCGCGTCATCCGGGCCGACCAGGACCTGCCGCGGGATCTCCACCAGCGGCGCGAGCGCGAGCCGCTCGTCGCGGGAGGCGTGCCGGTGCGGATCGGCCGCCACCTCCGCCAACGGCTCCCGCAGCAGGTCGACGCAGTGCAGCACGGCCCGCTCCCACCCGCTGCCGGTGCGGTGCTGCGACGGATCGTCCAGCAGGGCGAGCACTTCCCGGTAGAGCTCCACCACGCTGCTCGTGGTCACGTCCAGGTCGATCAGCGCGCAGCCGTGCACGAACCAGGCCAACGCCCGACCCCGGGCCCGCCCAGGCTCGGCCCGGTCCCGCTCCTGGTCACGCCCCCGCAGCTCCTCGACGCGCAACCGAACCCCACGTGGCCGCATCCGCCGAGCATAGGACTCCCCCCCAGCCCCCGTTCACGAGGCGGAACGGGCGGCAGAACCTCACTTGCCCGTCTTCGAACCTGCCCTGCTGCTCTCGACTCCTTCCTGTCAGCAGCGAAGCCGCTGAGCAAACGACCACCCGAGCAACGGGACCACCCGCGGGTTCTCAGCCGCTTCCTCGCGAGGACAGCGTTTTCTCCCGTGGCGGAGCCACTGGTGAAAACGATCCCGCAGCGAGGGAACGGCTGAGGTTCCGCCGCCCCACCCACTTCGCAGCAGGAGCTCGCCCAGCCTTCAGCGGCGTTCCGCGAGCTTCGCCAACATCGCGTTGTAGGCGGCGAGTTCCTCGTCCCCGGAGCGGTCGGCGCGGCGGGCCACCCGCGCGTCGTGCCGGTACCACTGGGTGAGCAGCGCGATCAGCACCACCACCAGCGGCGCCTCCCCCGCGGCCCACGCGATGCCCCCGCCGAGCTTCTGGTCCGCGAGCAGGTCCTGCGCCCACGGCAGGTCGAGGGTGCGGTAGAAGTTCTCCGCGATCACGTCGTTCATGCCCATCACGATCACGCCGAAGAAGGCGTGGAACGGCATCACCGCGAACACCATGCCCAGCCGCCCCAGGTGCGGCAGCGGCTTCGGCGCCGGATCCACCCCGATGACCGTCCAGTAGTACAGGTAGCCGACCAGGACGAAGTGGACGTTCATCAGCTCGTGCGCCCAGTGCTCGGACATCGCGTTCTCGAACAGCGGCGTGAAGTACAGCGCGTAGAACGAGCCGACGAACAGCACCGTCGCGATCGCCGGGTGCGCCACCGCCCGTGCCACCGGCGAATGCACCACGGCCAGCAGCACTTCCCTGGCGCCGTGCGGATTCCCCCGGCCCGCGGTCGGCAATGCCCGCAGCGCCAACGTGATCGGGCCGCCCAGCACCAGCAGCACCGGCGCCAGCATGTTCAGCACCATGTGCATCAGCATGTGCACGCTGAACACCCCGGACGAGTAAACCCCCAGCCCGGAGGACGTCGCGACCAGCACCGTGGCGCAGCCCGCCAGCCACGCCGCGGTCCGCCCGGCCGGCCACTCGTCACCGCGCCGCCGCAACCGGCGCACCCCCGCGACGTACAGCCCGGCGAGCACCACCACGGCGAGCCCGAGCACCAGGTCGAACCGCCACGCGCTGAGGAATCCCCACGCGCTCGGCGGTCCCGGCAGGTCGTAGCCGAGGATGACCTCCGAGGAACTCACCCCGCGGTCCAGCAGGTTCGGCGGTGGCGTCTGCGCCATGCCCATCGACACGCCGACCGACACCAGCATGATCGACAACTCGGCGGACAGCAGCACCACCGGTGCCGACGACCGGCGCCGCACCCAGCTGCCGCAGGCGCCGAGCAGCACCAGCAGCACGATCTTCGCGAGCACCAGCACGCCGAACGCGGTACGCCCCAGGTCGGACAGCGGCATCAACACCAGCGCGTCCACCAGCCCCGAGACCGCCAGCACCAGCCAGCTCACCCCGGCGAACCGGCGGTACCTGCGCAGCACCAGCTCCCGGTGCGCGCCACCGCGCCGCAGGTGCGCGATCACCGCCGCCAGCAGGCCCATCCACAGCGCCGCCGCCAGCACGTGCAGCACGATCGCGTTGGTCCCGAAGTCGTGGCCCGCGTTGGACGCCGAATGACCCACCACCGCGGGCGGCAGCAGCGCGAACGCGGCGAGCGCGGTCAACCCGAGCGCGGGTCGCCACCGCAGCGTCGTCCGGGCGCCGACCGCCACCACCAGCGCGACACCGGCGGTGATCGCCCAGGCCGTCGGCTCGTACATGGCGCTGAACAACCCGGTGAACGCGTCCGGCGACAGCACGCGGCGCAGCGGGTGCCCCGTCCCGTCCGCCATCTCGAACGGCATCATCAGCACCGCAGCGACCGCCCACACCCAGGCCGCCGCGCCCGCCGCGCGGACCGCGGCGAACCCATCCGGTGCGATGCCGCCGGACTCGCGGGGCGAGGTGAAGAACGCGGCGAACGCCAGCGATCCCAACGTGATCGCGGCGGACGCGTCGGTCACCAGCCGCACCAGTCCGATCCCGACGCGAACCACCGCACCCGGATCGGACAACCCGAGCGGCGCGTAGCCGGACTCGCCGAGGAAGACGGCGACGAACGCGGACACCAGGGCCGCGATGCTCGCTCCCGCGATCCACGGCAGGCGGTGCGGGGGCTGCGAACCGGGTGGTGGCACTGCGCTGTCCTCGTGCTCGACGTCCCCGAGGCGAACGGACCCCGCGCGCCCCGGAAGCGGGAAGCTGCCCGCTCCCGGACTGGTCGCGCGCCCGCCCGCGGGAGTTCCGCGCACCCCCTGTGACCTCACTCGCACCACCTGAGCGAACGGACCGTTCGACCAACTAGATCGGACGAACGGTCCGTTCACCCCGAGAACGAGCCCACCGAGCGGGCGCGGGGTGACCGCCCCTCCCCCGGACGCGCGGTCCGTTCACCCCGCACGCGTTCGGCGAACGGGTCAACGCCCGCCCCCGTTCGCTCCCACATCGTGGAGGGGGATGTCACAGCGGGAACCAAGCACGATGATCAGGCGACTAGTGGATCGACCGAAGCGGCTGAGGACAGGAGCGGCGATGGCGACGGATCCAGGTCTCGCGGAGCAGCAGGCCCCGGACTCGTCCGGGAGCGCGGTGGCGGATCGGCCCGCGAGCCCGTCGACGTGGTCGGTGCTGCGCCCGCTGGTGCTGCGCCTGCACTTCTACGCGGGCGTGTTCATCGCGCCGTTCCTGGTGGTGGCCGCGCTGACGGGCTTGGTGTACGTGTTCACGCCGCAGCTGGAGCAGGCCGTCTACACCCGGGAGCTGCACGTGCCCGCGGCGGCGACCGCACACCCGCTGTCGGAGCAGATCGCGACGGCCCGCGAGGTGCGCCCCGGCGAGCAGGTGCAGGCGGTGCGCCCGGGCGCGACCGGCACCGACACCACCCAAGTGATCTTCGCGGCGCCGGACCTGCCGGAGAGCTACCTGCGCACCGTGTTCGTCGACCCGCACACGCTGGAGGTGCGCGGCGACCTGGTCACCTACGGCTCGGGCCAGGCGCTGCCGCTGCGCGCGTGGATCGACAACCTGCACCGCGGCCTGCACCTGGGCGACGCGGGCCGCCTCTACAGCGAGTTGGCGGCGAGCTGGCTGTGGGTGGTGGTGCTGGGCGGTGCGGCGCTGTGGATCGGGCGCACCCGCCGCGAGCGGCGCGCCCGGCTGCTGCTGGCCCCGGAGTTCCGCCCGGCGGGTCGCAGGCGGGTGCTGTCCTGGCACGGGGCGGTCGGGTTGTGGGCGGCGCTCGGGCTGCTGTTCCTGTCCGCGACGGGCCTGACCTGGTCGGTGCACGCGGGCGAGAACGTGACCGCGGTGCGCGAGCAGCTGTCGTGGGAGACCCCGGCGGTGTCCACCGAGCTGCCGGCGGCACCCGCCGGTGACGTGGGCATCGATCGGGTGCACGCGGCCGCGCTCGGCGCGGGGCTGGACGGTCCGGTGGAGATCACGCCGCCCGCCGATGCCGGTTCCGCCTACACCGTGCAGCAGGTGCAGCGCAGCTGGCCGACGAAGCAGGACCAGGTGGCGGTGGACCCGTCGAGCGGGGCGATCACCGAGACGATCCGGTTCGCGGACTACCCGCTGATGGCGAAGCTGTCCCGCTGGGGCATCGACGCGCACATGGGGCTGCTGTTCGGGCTGGCGAACCAGCTGGTGCTGGCGGCGCTGATGCTCGGCCTGCTCTCGATGATCTTCTGGGGCTACCGGATGTGGTGGCTGCGCAGGCCCACCCGCGGAGGTGGCCGGTTCGGCCGGGCGCCGGAGCGGGGGGCGTGGCGGCGCGTCCCCGGCCGGATCATGGCGCCGATCATCGTGGTGGCCGCGTTCGTCGCGTACGCGTTGCCGCTGCTGGGCGCGTCGCTGCTGCTGTTCCTCGTCGTGGACATCGTGCTGGGCGCGCGCGCCCGGCGGAGCACCGGAGTCTGATCGTGGTCGAATCGCTGCTGCTGAGCTGGGTCCTGACGGTGCTGTTCGCGGTGACGGCGGTGTGGTGCGCGATCAGCGCCACCCGACCGGGCCTGCGGCCGAGCGATCGGCTGAGCTCGGCGAGCCACCTGGCGATGAGCCTGCTGATGATCGCGATGGTGTGGCCGTGGGGCATGGGCGTGCCCGCCACGCCGCAGCTGGTGCTGTTCGCGGCGACCGCGGTGTGGTTCGCGGCGCTCGCGGTGCTGCGGGTCCCGTGCGCCCACGGGTACGGCTCGCCGCGGCTGGCGCACGCGCACCACGCGGTGATGTCGGTGGCGATGGTGTGGATGGTGGCGGCGATGCCGCTGCTCATGCTGGGTGCGCACGACTCCGGTGGCGGGCACCACCACCACGCGGCGGGAGCTCCCGCGTCCGGGGTGCTGGCCGCGCCCGCGGCCGCCGCCGGGCCCCCGGTGCCGGTGCTGCTGGTGTCGGCGGTGCTCGGGGCGTTCCTGGTGCTGTCCTCGGTGGCGTGGATCTCGACGGCGGTGGACACGGCGCGGCACAACTTGAACACCGCCGACGCCACCGGCGCCCCGGCCGATCCGCGGGCCACCCGGCTGGCGTGGGACGCGGCCTGCCACGGGGCGATGAGCATCGGCATGGGCGCCATGCTCCTGGCGATGCTCTGACGTTCGCCTCGCGGACCGAGGCCCGGCGCGACGTTCCGGGAGTCCTGACCGGGCGGGGATGCTCGCGTCCGGCCCTCGATCGGCGGTCGGGGGCCGTTGACGGAGCGAAGCGGTCCGGGTGGCAGTGCCACGCCCTCCCTCGGCGGGACTCCGGTGCCTAGCGTGGAGCCATCGGCCCGGCACCGGGCCGTCCACAGTGGATCACCAATCGCGAGGGGGGACCCCGTGTCCGTCTGGTTCATCACCGGAATCTCCCGCGGCTTCGGCCGGGCGCTGGCCGAAGCCGCGCTGCGCCGCGGCCACACCGTCGTCGGCACCACCCGCACCGGCGACTCCGACCTCGACGCGGCGGGCGGCGCGCTGCACACCGTGCCGCTCGACGTCACCGACCCGGAGCAGGCCGCCACCGCGATCGCCGCCGCGCACCGCGTCGCCGGGCGCCTCGACGTGGTGGTGAACAACGCGGGTTACGGGCTGCTCGGCGCCGTGGAGGAGGCCTCGGCGGACGAAGCGCGGCACGTGTTCGAGGTGAACTTCTTCGGCGCGCTGCGCGTCGTGCAGGCCGCGCTGCCACTGCTGCGCGCCCAGCGCTCCGGGCACGTCGTCAACATCTCCTCCATCGCCGGGCTCGCCCCCGGCGCCGGATCCGGGTTGTACGCGGGCGCGAAGGCCGCGCTCGGCGCCACGTCCGAAGCGCTCGCGCAGGAGGTCGCGCCGCTGGGCATCCGCGTCACCGTCGTCGAGCCCGGCCACTTCCGCACCGAGTTCCTCACCGAGCGCTCCCGGCGCGGTACCGCCGCCACCCTCGACGACTACGCCGACACCGGAGCCGCCGTCGCCGCGATGCAGCGCACGGACGGTGCGCAGGCCGGTGACCCGGCGCGGGCGGCGGAGGTGATCCTCGATGCCGTCGCCGCCCCGGAGCCACCGATGCACCTGGTGCTCGGCGCCGACGCCGTCGGCCGGACCCGCGCCAACGCGGAACGACTCCTCGGCGACGTCGAGCGCTGGGAGAACGCCTCGACCGGCACCGCGTTCCCGGCCTGAGCCGACGGCGCCCGCGAACGCGGAGGGCGGGCAGCACCGCCCGCCGGGCGAGTTCCGCGCCGGGGCAGGCTCGGGTCACGGCGTCCGCCACACCGCTTCGTCGAGGAGTTCGTCGGCCACCCGCAGCTCCGGGACCGCCACCCGGTTCTCCCGCAACGCCGGGGCGAGCGCCGCGTCCCAGGGCGCGTCGGTGATCCGCCCGGCACCGGGTCCGGCCGGGTGCCGGTCCAGCGCGGCCAGGTAGTCGGCGGTGCTCATCCGCCACGGCACGGCCCCGGCCTTGGCCTGCACGTACGCGGCGATGCGGAGCCCTTCCCCGTCGAAGTCGCCGTGGTGGTGCAGCCGCGCCCCTGCCGCGCGGAGGGTCCGCAGCAGCAGCATCGCGGCGCCGTTGGGCCAGCCGGAGGTGCACACCAGCGGCGGGCAGGTGCGGCCGAACCGGCGCAGCGCGCGCTCCAGCACGGCCGGTTCCTGCACGACCCACACGTCGGGCTCGCCGAGCACGATCCGGCCGGCGTCGCGCAGCTGGTCGAGGGTGGTGGAGGCGGCGTGCCCGGAAGCGGTGCAGGAGCGCATGATCTCGCCGCACAGCCGTCCGCCGACCGGCTGCATCCCCGCGCTGAGCACCGCGGTG includes:
- a CDS encoding oxidoreductase — translated: MSVWFITGISRGFGRALAEAALRRGHTVVGTTRTGDSDLDAAGGALHTVPLDVTDPEQAATAIAAAHRVAGRLDVVVNNAGYGLLGAVEEASADEARHVFEVNFFGALRVVQAALPLLRAQRSGHVVNISSIAGLAPGAGSGLYAGAKAALGATSEALAQEVAPLGIRVTVVEPGHFRTEFLTERSRRGTAATLDDYADTGAAVAAMQRTDGAQAGDPARAAEVILDAVAAPEPPMHLVLGADAVGRTRANAERLLGDVERWENASTGTAFPA
- a CDS encoding DUF5134 domain-containing protein yields the protein MVESLLLSWVLTVLFAVTAVWCAISATRPGLRPSDRLSSASHLAMSLLMIAMVWPWGMGVPATPQLVLFAATAVWFAALAVLRVPCAHGYGSPRLAHAHHAVMSVAMVWMVAAMPLLMLGAHDSGGGHHHHAAGAPASGVLAAPAAAAGPPVPVLLVSAVLGAFLVLSSVAWISTAVDTARHNLNTADATGAPADPRATRLAWDAACHGAMSIGMGAMLLAML
- a CDS encoding heavy metal translocating P-type ATPase encodes the protein MSPTTTQPTGPPHGSTATEPPRQVELAVRGMTCAACATRVERKLNKLDGVRAGVNYATAVATVELSAEHEVEQLISTVRGAGYDAEPVPPPDAEPEPAAGGAAPDRARDLWRRMLVAVVLFVPLCDLSILFTVVPQSRFPGWQWLLVALTLPVAGWAAWPFHRAALRGARRGASSMDTLVSLGVTAAVGWSLYAMFARPDPVGEPGWWLLLNPQGALYLEVAAGVTAFVLAGRYFEARAQRRAGDALHALAALRAKDVTVLLDDGSQREVPAAELRAGQRFLVRPGGTVATDGIVEDGRGALDRSAMTGESAPVEVGAGDAVLGGTTVLDGRLVVRATQVGADTRLGAMLRLVAEAQSGKAAVQRLADRISAYFVPAVLAGSALTLLAWLLWTGDSDRAFTAALAVLVIACPCALGLATPTALMVASGRGATLGIFIKGYQALESTRDVETVVLDKTGTVTEGRMSVVELHVLPERDRAGVLRRAGAVEDASEHAVAAAIAAIARTGADSGAAGAERGSTDTDAPSEVDATADRFPAVRSFAARPGLGAHGVVEERDVLIGRRALFDERGWDVPAELDRLRESWESQGRTAVLCGEDGAAVAVFALADAVKPTAARAVAELHRLGLRTILLTGDNATTGRAVADEVGIERVISEVLPDEKAEVVRGLRAEGHVVAVIGDGVNDAPALATADLGLAVATGTDIAIDAADLILVREDLTVAPDAIRLARATLRTIRGNLLWAFGYNLAALPLAALGLLNPLIAGATMALSSFFVVSNSLRLRRFTGLRTD
- a CDS encoding bifunctional copper resistance protein CopD/cytochrome c oxidase assembly protein — its product is MPPPGSQPPHRLPWIAGASIAALVSAFVAVFLGESGYAPLGLSDPGAVVRVGIGLVRLVTDASAAITLGSLAFAAFFTSPRESGGIAPDGFAAVRAAGAAAWVWAVAAVLMMPFEMADGTGHPLRRVLSPDAFTGLFSAMYEPTAWAITAGVALVVAVGARTTLRWRPALGLTALAAFALLPPAVVGHSASNAGHDFGTNAIVLHVLAAALWMGLLAAVIAHLRRGGAHRELVLRRYRRFAGVSWLVLAVSGLVDALVLMPLSDLGRTAFGVLVLAKIVLLVLLGACGSWVRRRSSAPVVLLSAELSIMLVSVGVSMGMAQTPPPNLLDRGVSSSEVILGYDLPGPPSAWGFLSAWRFDLVLGLAVVVLAGLYVAGVRRLRRRGDEWPAGRTAAWLAGCATVLVATSSGLGVYSSGVFSVHMLMHMVLNMLAPVLLVLGGPITLALRALPTAGRGNPHGAREVLLAVVHSPVARAVAHPAIATVLFVGSFYALYFTPLFENAMSEHWAHELMNVHFVLVGYLYYWTVIGVDPAPKPLPHLGRLGMVFAVMPFHAFFGVIVMGMNDVIAENFYRTLDLPWAQDLLADQKLGGGIAWAAGEAPLVVVLIALLTQWYRHDARVARRADRSGDEELAAYNAMLAKLAERR
- a CDS encoding PepSY-associated TM helix domain-containing protein; protein product: MATDPGLAEQQAPDSSGSAVADRPASPSTWSVLRPLVLRLHFYAGVFIAPFLVVAALTGLVYVFTPQLEQAVYTRELHVPAAATAHPLSEQIATAREVRPGEQVQAVRPGATGTDTTQVIFAAPDLPESYLRTVFVDPHTLEVRGDLVTYGSGQALPLRAWIDNLHRGLHLGDAGRLYSELAASWLWVVVLGGAALWIGRTRRERRARLLLAPEFRPAGRRRVLSWHGAVGLWAALGLLFLSATGLTWSVHAGENVTAVREQLSWETPAVSTELPAAPAGDVGIDRVHAAALGAGLDGPVEITPPADAGSAYTVQQVQRSWPTKQDQVAVDPSSGAITETIRFADYPLMAKLSRWGIDAHMGLLFGLANQLVLAALMLGLLSMIFWGYRMWWLRRPTRGGGRFGRAPERGAWRRVPGRIMAPIIVVAAFVAYALPLLGASLLLFLVVDIVLGARARRSTGV